CTTCGATGCGACCATCAATCAAGCCCCCTCGATAGCCGACCCAATAAAGGATCGCGGCTGCGAAAATGATGCTGATCAATGCGCAGATTTGAATTGCAGTCATGTGGTGTGCTCCTGGTGGTGTTTTGGCTGGTGGTGGCAGCCGATTGATTGGGTTATTCGTCGTCTGGATCTGGTGGATCTGCCAGGCCACACATCAGTTTGGCCTGATAGGGCATGTAACCCTCCTCTCGGAGGGCGTCGTAGCGCTGATAGTCGGCGGCAAAGTAGCTGCACTCATCACACAGTCGGCTGGCCTGTTCTTCGGCAGACAACGGTGTATCGCAGTGTCGGCATTGATCTAGCAGTGACATGTCACGCCTCGTCTTCGACGGCTTCTGGTCGCGGCATATCTTCATCCGCCTTGTAGGCGCGAATGTCGATTAGCGAGGCCACATGCTTGATATGAGCGTACTTCGGCGCCTTGCGGCTGTTGACCAGCGTTGTCACGGGCAGTTGAATTCGGCCTGTGGTAATTGCGTCGGCAAAAGATCCTTCGTTGAGGTTCCGGAAGTACCGTTCGCGCAACTTTTCCACCGGGATCAGAACGTCACCAAAGGTCCGGTACAGCAGTTCGACTGTCACCGGATCGGGTGCGGGCAGCAGTCTTAGTGGCTGTTGGTCAGCGTGTGCAGTCATTGGGTTTCTTCCGTTGAGGATGATTCCAGGCATTCAGGCAATGGCGTTTAGTCAGCTCCCGCAGATGCTCCGGCACTTCGAGGAGCGCGGCGTTGCGCTCAGCGCGTGTGCGCATGGCGACGATCTGGCGGGCGTACTCCCTAGGCCACGTCACGGTTGTCTGCCGGGATGGCTGGCAGTTCGAGCCCTAGTTGCTCGGCCAGCCAGGGAATGCCGGCTTGCCTGACCTTGGTCGACTGGCTGTATTGCATGCCTGCGGTCTCGTGGTACCAGTTGCCGTTCTTGATCCGCAGGTATTCCCGGTCACGTACAGGGAACGCCGGTAGGTTGCGGTCAGTGAGCAAGCCCTTGTCACGCATCAGCGAGATCAGTTTGGGGCGGGTGAGGCCGAAGTACTTGGCGGCTTTATCCAGGCTACGTTCCATCTCTGCCTCCTAGGCTGCATGCGCGGCGGGAGTCGCCACGGCTGCCAGGTGAGTTATGGATTCGGCCACCATGGAATAGATCTCCACGTCACTGCCGTACACCGTGAAGCACTTGGTGCGTGGCTTCCTGACGCCGATGCTCATGATGGTGGTGATACCTGCGCGGGTTTTGTTGCGGTGGATTGCCAGGTTGATCGGTTGCTCAAAGCCCATATCGAGGCTGATGGCTCCACCGGTTTGCACCAGGTCGAACACCCGCTGCTTGTGTTCAATCTCAAACACACCGTAGCGGCGGTTTGCGTGCGGCAGAGACGATGGGTCGGCAGAGGTGGCTGGCCCGTTGACGATCTCTTCAATGAAGTCCGCAAGCTTGAGGTGCATCTTCTTGCTGTTGGTCAGGGTCAGCGTGTGGCGTTCGCTGTCCAGCTCAACAGTGAAGTGCGTGTCGACTTTGCGGCGTTCGACTTTCAGGCGGAAGGCCAGGGCTTCACGCTGGGTCTCGGCGCGTAGGAGGTGGTTGAAGGTTTCGGTCAAGTTGACCTGGGCCTTAAGCAGGGTCAGGGTGCGGTTGTCGAGTTTGTACTTGCTCATGCCGCTTGCCCTCCGCCGTTTGGGTCGAAGGGGGCGGGTGCGGTGCGCTGTTTCAGCTTGGGTCTGGAAGCGATGAAGGCGCAGCCGCTGTCTTGCGCCAGGCGGCGGATTTCGAAGATGCGGGAGGGGTTAGCAGCGGCCGGGTGGACGTGCAATGTGGCTGTGGTGTGCATGGTGTTGCCTCGCTCTGTGGTGGAAGAGTTAGGCGAATATCACATATTGTTTTTCTTGGATCAACACGAATTGTTATTTTTGTTTGGGTTTTTGGAGGTTCCGTTTTGAGTTGCGCAAAAAGATACTAGCTGTATCTTTTGTTTCTACTTGAATTCGTTGAGTTTTTTAGGAGGGAAAATGTTTGAGCTTGACCCGGACGAAGCAATTGCCGAGCGATATTTCAGATTCGCGAATGATGTGCCTGGACTGTTCGCGGTAGGGCTTTCCGCAACCTCGCTCCAATTTTCGCACCCACAGCCGTTTGCGTGGTTTTTTCTATTTGTAGTGGTGTTGTGTGTGTTCGGAGGAGGTAAGCAATACCGAAATATTGCTGCCAAATACCTTAAGCGCTATCCCGGAGTGATCGGAGGGATGGTCCTGGTGTGGAGAGCCAAGATTTGCATCATTGGCATGTTGCTGCTTGCAGCAATAGCTCTGGGAGATCTCACTGAGGCAGGGATTTATGCGTTCTTCAATCTCAACTCGGTAGCACCTAGCTGAGGGCTTGGGTCAAAGTGCCCCGCCGTGCCATACGATGCGACCGACGATTTTCAGATGGCCGATTTCATTATCGCTAGCAGCTTCATCTGGGTACTGACGCTTGTCTTCGTTATCGCTACGTATGATCCAGCCGCCAGTCATGCTCTGCGCTAGGCGCTTGATGATCAGCTCTCCATCAGGTTTGAGCATGGCGTAAATGCGTCGGTCTCTCGGCTCTTTTTGTGCTTCATCCAGCAGGACAACATCGCCGTCACAGATGGTGGGTTCCATGCTCTGGCCTTTAGCGTAAATCACATGCAGGCTTCTTTCCCTCAAGGCCATACGGGCGAGCCAGTCTCGCCTGAAAACCAGCCCGCCTTTGATTTCTACGTGGTCGTTGAGATGCCCGTTGCCGGCTGAGCCGTGCGCTGTATATTGCGGAATCAGAGCGTAGTCATCAATTTTTGGCGCTGTGCTTCTCGTTTGATCGTCGTCGCCTTCGACAAGGTCCATCAGAGGTTTTTTCAAGGCAAGCGAAAGCATGCGCAGATCCGCAAGGCTTGGTTCGCGCTTATCTTTTTCATAGTTTGCGATACGCCCTTGGCCGTTTTGCCAATTACAGGCTGCGGCCAAGCCTTTCTGCGTGAGATTCGCTTCGTTTCTATAGCGCGCCAGGCGCTGACCTAAAGTTTCCATATGTGGAAAATATCACGATTTGTGTAAGTGATTTACGACTTAACGTGTTGTAAAAATAACAAACCGTTGTTAGTCTCCGTTCGGAATCACGAAGAGAACCTTCTAATGAATAGGATATCTGCCCTCAGAAACCGTAGTGGAATCAAGCAGACGGCACTTGCTGGGGCTCTGGGTTGGTCTCAGAGCCGGCTGAGTAATTACGAGTCGGGTACCCGAATTCCTGGCTTGTACGAGTGCCGTGCCATTACGGTAGCGCTCAATAAATTGGGGACTACATGCACTCTTGATGATGTTTTTCCTCCTGAGCATGATGTTCCAGAAGCTGCATAGAAAAAAGGCGACCCAAGGGCCGCCCAGTTCCTCCCGGCACACACCACCACAGTGCTGTCGGGTCGCGATGAAGGTAGGAGGGCACACCACATGCAAACCACCTCCCTTTATCGCGCTGCCAAGACACGGATGTCTTGGGTTGCTGCCTTTTCCACCACAGATTAGGCAGCTGGTGCGCCAGAGGTGAGCAACGGATTGTTCGCCTCAGCACGGTGCCGGTTTCGATCCCTAGATCTAGCCGGCGTTTGGGCCCTTTCAAGCCACGCGGCAAATGTAACACCACTGCATGTCGCGGGGCACTGGCAACTTAGTAGGATTAATGCCATGAGCCGAGTAGCTTTAAGCTGTGTTGATCGAGCGCAAAGGGAAGTCCTGACGCTCGAATTAGCCCTGTACCACGCCGCACGGGACTATCCCGGCGGTGCCGCTGCAATCGCCGCCACCACCGGCCGCAATGCCACCACGTTGCAGCACAAGTTGTCTCCTACCCATCCCTCTCACACCGTCAATATCCAGGAGTTCGGCGAAATCCTCGAGCTGACCAAGGACCGTCGCATTCTCGATGCTGTGCACGGTCTTGTCGGTGACACGATCTGGCAGGAGCTGGCCGAGGCGTATACCAACGACATGCCTGAAACCCTCACCACGGGGATCGCGCAGTTCTTCCGGCAGGTTGCGGATTTGTCCGAAACCTGGGCCAAGCACATTGGCGACGGCAAGGTCGATGACGGCGAGCTGGCCGAAATTCGCCAGTTGGTATTTCGAGGTATCCAAGGGTTGTTGGGCATGTACAACCGCGCCCGTTACGTCAACCAGACGACTCGCGGGGTGGAACGTGGCTGATATCGCTGACTTTGCAAATGACCTGGTGCAGGAACGGATCGATCAAGCTGTGGCTGCACGCCTGGCGCTGATGTCCAGCACGGCACTGCACTCTCTGATGTTCTGTGATGAGTGCGACGAACCTATTCCTGAGGCGCGCCGTTTGGCACAGCCCGGTTGCACCCTCTGCATTGGGTGTAAAACCTCTGATGATCTGAGGGCTTCCCGTTATGCTCGATGACGTGCTCAATCAGTTCGCAGACTACGGTCTCGAACCCGCTCAACCCCTCGTATTCGGAAAGCTCACCCGCTGCAAAACCACCCAGGATAAGGGCAAGGAAAAGAACGGCTGGTACGTCATCCACGAACACCGCACCGAAAAGAACGAGACGCTGATCTTCGGCAGCTTCGGTGACTGGCGCTCCGGCGAAACCCAGAAGATCAAGGTCAAGGCCGGTCGTATGAGCCCTGAAGAGCGCGAAGTCATGCGCGCTCGACAGGAGGATGCCAAGCGCAAGGCTGCCGAGATCGCTGCCAACGCGTCACGTCGAGCGGCCAACCGTGCTGCCGGACTGTTCAAGCGCATGCCGGAAAAGGGTAAGAGCGCCTACCTGGATCGAAAGCAGATCGTAGGCTTTAAGGTTCGCTATGCGCCACGTACAGGCGCATTTTTAGTGCCCATGTGCAACGTGCGCGACCAGATCGTCGGCCTGCAGGTGATCTTCCCCGCGAAGCAAGAGCACACCGGGCGCGACAAAGCGTATTGGCCCTACGGTATGTCGAAGGAAGGCGCTTTCCACTTGATCGGCCCGCACCCTGAGCCCGGCGAACCGGTGCTGGTGTGTGAGGGCTACGCCACGGGCGCCAGCCTGCACATGGCGACGTCGCTTACTGTTGCCATCGCTTTCGACGCGGGCAACCTGCTGTCGGTCTCCAAGGCCATGCGCGAACGTTTCCCCGGTTGCCCGTTGATCATCTGCCGCGACGATGACTGGAAAACCAAGCGCCCAAACGGTGATCCATGGAACCCAGGTGAGGAGAAGGCCGCCAACGCCGCGCTGATCGTCGGTGGTCAGGTAGTCGCCCCTGTGTTCTCCGTCGAGCGCGAGATCAAGTGGACGGACTTCAACGACCTGCATGTTGCCGAGGGATTGGAGGCAGTCCGCCGCCAGGTGTTGGCGGTGGTCAAGCCTCCTGCCGCTGGTGGTTGGAAAGACCAATTGGCCCGAACTGAAAACGGCTCCCTGATAGCGCACATGCAGAACGTCGAATTAATCCTCGGCAACGATGAGCGCTGGGCCGGCGTGATCGGCTTCAGTGCTTTCAGCTCCAAAATCGTCAAGTTACGGGCGGCGCCATACGGAGGCGGTGTCGGGGACTGGGCAGATATCGACGACATGCTTGTAATGAAGTGGCTCGCACAACAGTACAACCTTCGGGTCAAGGCCAGCAGCGTGATCGAAGCGGTTAGTGTGGTTGCCCATGATCATGCCTTCCATCCTGTACGCAATTACCTCCATGGTCTGGAATGGGACCGTGTTCCACGGTTGGCTACATGGTTGACTGACATCATGGGCGTTGAAGCAACTGACTACAGTTCGAAGGTTGGTAAGCGCTGGATGGTGTCAGCGGTCGGGCGCGTGATGCAGCCCGGTTGTAAGGCTGATTCGGTGATGATCCTCGAAGGGGCACAGGGCGCCGGTAAATCAACAGCAATGTCTGTGCTTGGCGGTGCCTGGTTTATGGATACACCTTTCGCTCTGGGTGATAAGGATGGCTTCCAGGCGATCCGGGGTAAGTGGATCATTGAGCTGGGAGAGCTGGACAGTTTCAACAAAGCTGAGTCGACCAAGGCGAAGCAGTTCTTCTCTGCGTCGACTGACACCTATCGCGAGAGCTATGGCCGAAGAACGATGGACGTGCCACGCCAGTGTGTTTTTGTGGGTACGACGAACCAAGACGAATATCTCAAAGACGCCACGGGTAACCGGCGTTACTGGCCTGTCGCGTGTACCAAAGTCGATTTGGAACAGTTGCGCGAAGTCCGCGACCAGCTCTGGGCCGAAGCGATGTTCTGTTATCAGTCCGGTGACATTTGGTGGGTCAACCGTGATGAGGCTCCACTATTCGCCGAGGCGCAGGAGTCGCGCTTTGTCGTGGATGAGTGGGAAGGTCCGGTCGTCAAGTGGTTGGAAGAATCTCAGATCGGCGCAACAGCAAGCGGCGAGGATATTTTGGCTGGTGCGTTGAAGCTCGATTATGGCCACTGGGGCAAGCCTGAGCAGATGCGTGTCGGGGCGATCATGCATCGACTCGGATGGCGAAAGGTGCGACTGCCGCCGTTGCCCAAAAGTGGTATTCGGCCATATGCCTACAAGAAGCCAGATCATTGGGGCAATACATCAGCGCTGCAGGTTGATAGCGCACGGGATGAGGAGCCTTGCTTTGATTAAACGAATCGATGAAATGCTCAAGCTCTGGGCGCAGGATCTGCATTCGCCAGTGCCCGAAGGCTCTAGTGGGCCAAGTGGCGGCAACATGATTGCCATGCTGATGGAGTGCAAAGGGGAGTTGATACGCGGCACGCGTGGCAGTCGGGTACTGTTAGATGAATCGGCCGACATCGAGCTCATCGTCAACAAGCACTTGCCGCCGCAGCTGTCGGTCGTCGTGCGTGAACACTACTGCAACCACGAAAGCTTCCTGTCGCAGAAGTACACCCACTGTGGGTGTAGTCGCGATACCTACTATCAGCGCCTGCATGAAGCGCACCTGCACATTGCCGGCATGCTGATGGGGAAGGCTGCGTGACCTTTCGCACACTTGCGCCTACAACTGTCCTACTGTCCGGCCTTGCCCTACCTCAAGTTTGCAAGGTAGGACTGCTGGAGGCCGCGCATTCCGTGGCCTGTCCTACCTCCCTACCTAATATCGCACGACGCACACATGAGCGTAGCGCGTCGCATCACGCGCCGCTGGCGCGCATGCGTTTTTTTAGTTTTCTCTCTTTACACGAGAAAAAGTTAAAAGAGGTAGGGCAGTAGGGCAAGGCCCCGAATTCAGCGGGCTCCAGCTGTCCTACCTCCCTTCTGAATAGTGGGGCAGGTAGGACAGCGCCGGAGGCGCTGGAAGCCGAAATAAAGATATTCACCGACATTGCCTAGGCGTAGACCAGACATTCACCGGGTGGCATTAAAACAGGGTTGCTGCCACCGGAATCCACCTGTAAAAAGTAGTCATCTTCGATAGGTGCGACCGCAAGCAGCGGGACACACCACCACACTGAACCCGGCCATTGCGCCGGGTTTTTGCGTTTATGGGGTAGGGCGATGACGAACGAGCAGCAAGCGCTTATTGAGATGCCGGTCTGGATGGTGATCCTACTGTCCCTGGTCGGCGGGATTTCCGGCGAGGCATGGCGGGCCGATAAGGCGGGGGTAAGCGGCTGGTCCCTGGTCCGCCGCTTGCTGCTTCGGTCCGGGGCCTGCGTGGTCTGCGGGCTTTCCACCATGATGTTGCTGCACGCGTCAGGCATGTCGGTCCTGGCAGCGGGAAGTATCGGATGCCTCACCGCGATGGCCGGCGCCGATGTCGCCATCGGCCTGTACGAACGCTGGGCCGCCAAGCGTTTGGGCGTGTGCGATGTGCCGCCCTCGGACGGTGGTCAGGCGTGATGCGCTGGAGGCCACGTAATACGTGGCTTGTAGCGATATGCACCAAGATGAAGCGCCGAAAAGCCGCCGGGGACCCTGGGGGCATCCGAGGGACACGGGGCATGAAACCCGCGGGAAAGCGTTAGCGGCAAGGCTGCCAGCTTACTGAAATTCAATCCATTGAAATTGAAAGGTTTCCATTGAAAAGCCGTTGAAAAGGAGGGCTTATGACGGATTCACTGTTCCTGTCTAAAAGCGCTTTCGCGGTTCGCATCGGCAGGACGCCGAGCTACATCACCTGGCTGAAAGACAACAACCGCCTGGTGCTGTCGCCGGATGGCAAGAAGGTCGACGTGCTGGCAACAGAAGCGCTGATCCTCGAAACCGCCGACCCCAGCAAGGCCGCTGTCGCAGCTCGACACCAACAAGACCGGCTCCAGCGTGACGTTTACAGCCAACTGTCCCCCATGGTCGAGCCGACTAACACGGCTGCGCCGCCGCAGCCTGCTGGCGCGAAGAGCGGGCAACCCGACTTCCAGAAGGCGCGCGCACACCGCGAATACTACCTGGCCCAGCTGGCCGAAGCCGAGTTTCACAAGGTGCAGGGCTCGCTGGTGGAGATGAAAGCGGTCACCACCGGGGCTTACAACGCCGGACGCATGCTGCGCGATCAGTTGCTCAGCATGCCCCCGCAACTGGCCCCTGAACTGGCGGCGATGTCCGACCCTTGGGAAATTGAGCAGCACCTGACCAAGGCGCTGCGGCTGTCCCTCGAAGAGGCCGAGCGCATGTCTTCGGCTGACCTTGAACGCGATCTAATCACTACGAGTTAACCCATGCAGACGGAAAAACCTGACGGCGCTGAGGTGTACCGTGAGGCGTATTTCCGTGGGCTGCGTCCAGACCCCAGCCTCTGGGTGGACGAGTGGGCCGACGAGTACATGCGCATCCCGCGTGATACAGGCGCCGCCGAGCCAGGGAAATATCGCACCGTGCGAACGCCCTACGCACGCGAGCCAATGCGTTGCCTGTCACCGGCTCACCCGTGCAAGCGTGTGGTCACCATGGTTGCCTCGCAGCTGATGAAAACCCAGATCGCCTTGAACTGGATCGGCGCGTTGATCCACATGGTGCCGTCGAACATCCTCACGCTGCTGCCAAGCCTGGGTCTGGCAAAGCGCGTGTCGTCGCGGATCGGCAAGACTATCAAGGCCACCCCGGTGCTGCGCGAACGTGTGGCGGCGAGCCGTTCGCGGGACTCGCGCAACACCATGGACACCAAGGAGTTCGAAGGCGGCTCGCTGTACGTCACCACCGCCGGCTCTGCGGCCAACTTGGCCGAGCTGTCGGCGCGCTATGTGTACGGCGATGAGATCGACCGCTGGGAAGTCGACGTAGGCGAAGAGGGCGACCCCATCGAGCTGGCAGAAACGCGGGGCAGTACCTTTGGCCGTAATGCCAAGTTCTACTTCTCCAGTTCGCCGACCATCAAGGGCGCCTCGCGCATAGACGATCTGTTCGAGGGCAGCGACCAGCGTTACTACTACGTGCCGTGTCCGACCTGCGGGCACATGCAAACCCTGGAGTGGGAGCGGCTGCATTACTCCCAGGACTTCAGCGTTGTGCATTACGAGTGCGCCGGGCCTGAGTGCGACGTGCTGATCGAAGAGCACCACAAGGGCGACATGCTTGCCCGTGGTGAGTGGCGCGCCCATGCCAAGGGCGATGGCGAGACGGTCGGCTTCCACCTCAACGCGCTGTACTCACCGTTGGGTTGGACGGGCTGGAAGTCGTTGGCGAAGCAATTCGAGAAGGCGAAAAAGGCCCAGGCCAAAGGCGACCTTGAACCCATGCAGGTGTTCTACAACACCCGTCTGGCTAAGGTGTGGGACAGCGCGCAAGAGCAGACCAAGGCATCGGTACTGATCGAGCGGGCGCGCCGGGAAGGGTTCTCCCTCGGTGCGATGCCCGCCGCCGTGATGATGATCACGGGCGCTGTCGACGTGCAGGCTGATCGCTTGGAGTTCATGGCGATGGGCTGGGGCGTCGGCATGGAGCGCTGGGTCATCGACCACCGTGTGATCGCGGGTGACCCTTCGGACGAACGCACTTGGGCGGTGTTGGATGAACTGCTGAAAGAGCGCTACCGGCATCCGTGCGGTGTCGGCCTGGGCATTCTTGCGGTTGCCGTCGACTCGGGTGGTCACCACACCGACGAGGTTTACCAGTTCTGCCGCGTGCGGCGCTGGCGCAACATCTTCGCCATCAAGGGCGCGAGCAAGCCCGGTAAGCCGGTGATCGCTCAGCGGCCGTCCATGGTGGATGTGACCTGGAAGGGCCAGACCGAACGCGGCGGTGCCGAGCTGTGGTTTGTCGGTACCGACACCGCAAAGGACTGGATCTACAACCGCTACCCGTTCGAGTCCGGCCCAGGTGCGCTGCACTTTGCCAACGACCTGCCGGACGAGTTCTTCGCCCAGTGCGTGGCCGAGCGCAAGGTCGCCAAGTACGTGCGGGGTCACAAGCGCATCGAGTGGATCAAGGGCAAGGCCGAGCGCAACGAAGCCCTCGACCTGATGGTGTATTGCCTGGCGATGGCGCATTACCTCGGCATCAACCGGTATCAGGAACACGACTGGGACCGGGTACGGAACTCGCTGGCCCAGGCCGGTTTGTTTGATGAAAAGGTGGTCGCCGCCGAACGTATCACGGTCGCCGAGCAGGCTCCCGCGACACCGCAAGTGGCGCCGCAACCGGTTGCCCCGGTCGCCCAACCGCGACCCGCTGCACCCCCACAACGCCGCAGCTCCACCAGCGGTTACCTGAAGAGACGCTGATATGTCGTTTACCCCGAAGCACCTCGAAGCCATCGAGCGCGCCATTGCACGCGGTGAAAAGACCGTGCGCTACAGCGACCGCACGGTGGAATACCGTTCCATCGACGAACTGCTCAAGGCCCGCGACGAGATCCGCACGTCGTTGACCAACGCCGCCGGGCCCCGCTCACGCGTGGTTCGGCTCATGCATGGAGGCAAGGGACTCTAATGGCACGACACTATCCGACGCTGACCCGTAATGGATTCTTGCTGCCGTCGAACATCAAGGCCAGTTACGAAGGCGCGGGTGAGGGTCGGCGCTCGGCCAGTTGGGAAGCCACCGACAACGGCATCAACAGCATCAACACCCCGGCTCTGCGTAACCTGCGGGCGCGTTCACGGGCGGCGGTTCGCAATGACCCGTACGCCTTCAATGTCATCGACAAGCGCGTCAGCAACCTTATCGGCACCGGCATCACGCCCAGGCCGACCACGGATGATGCGGAACTGCGCAAACTCCAGCAGCAGTTGTGGGAGGACTGGGTTGACGAAGCGGACGCTGATGAGCTGACCGACTTCTACGGCATGCAGGCCCTGGTGGCGCGCACGGTTGAAACGGCCGGCGAATGCTTTGTGCGGTTGCGGCCGCACAGCCTGAGTGAGGGGTTAGCGGTGCCGCTACAACTGCAGGCGCTGGCACCCGAGTTTGTCCCCCATGACAAGTTCGAGACGACCAAAAACGGCAACGTTATCCGCGCCGGGATCGAGTTCAATCCGGCCGGAAAGCGTGTGGCGTACTGGATGTACTTGTCGCACCCGCGTGATTCATCGTCGCTTAACGTCGGTTACAACCAGCTGGTGCGCGTGCCGGCGACGCAGGTGCTGCATATCTTCGAACCGATGGAGCCAGGGCAACTGCGCGGTGTACCACGCTTGGCCCCGGTGTTGAAACGCTTGCGAAGTCTCGATAACTACGACGACGCGGTGCTGTTTCGCCAGGAGGTAGCGAACCTGTTTGCCGGCTTCATCAAGCGTCCTGCACCTGAGGCCGGGCCGCAAGCGCGGAACCCGATGACCGGGGAGCTGCTGGTCACCGACCGCGACGGGTTCACGCCAATGGTCGCCCTGGAACCCGGCACCATGCAGGAGCTGGGGCCAGGTGAAGAGGTGGAGTTCTCCAAACCACCGGACGCCGGCAACAACTACCCGGACTTCATGCGGCAGCAGCTGATGGCTGCGGCGGCGGGCTCGGGCACGCCTTACGAGATCCTCACCGGCGACATGCGCGAGGTCAACGACCGGGCGCTGCGGGTGGTGCTCAACGAGTTTCGGCGGCGCCTGGAGCAACTGCAATTCGGCGTTTATGTGCATCAGCTGTGTCGTCCGGTGCGCGCTGCCTGGATGGACATGGCGGTGCTATCCGGTGCCCTGGTGCTGGAGGACTACGCCCAACGTCGGCGCGAATACCTGCGCACACGCTGGGTGCCACAAGGCTGGGCCTACATTCAGCCGGTGCAGGACGTCCAGGCGCGGCGGATGGAAGTGCAGGCGGGCTTTGCCTCGCGTAGCGAGATGGTGCTGCGTACGGGCTACGACGCGGAAACGGTCGACACGGAAAACGCCGCTGACCTCGCCAGGGCCACGGACCTCGGACTCAACTACTCGACTCTTGAAGCCATCGAGGTGATCGATGACAAGGAACAACCATGAGCAAAAAAACGAAACCTCGCGTTTATGACAAGGCCGGCAAGCAGGTCAAGGTCGCCGATAAGAGTTGGTACACCTTCCAGGCCAGCGGAGAAGCTGAACAACGCAACATCGAGATCTTCGTATACGGCGAGATCGGCGCCTGGGGCGTTACCGCTAATCAGTTCGTGCAGGATCTGCGCGCCATTGATGACGGCGTATCGCCCGTGACCGTTGCGTTCAACAGCATCGGTGGCGACTTGTTCGACGGCCTGGCGATTCACAACGCGCTGTCGCGCTTGGGCGAGCGCTGCACCGGACGCGTTGATGCACTGGCGGCCAGCGCGGCTAGTGTTGCCGTGTGTGGCGCTCACCGGGTGGTAATCGCGGCCAACGCCATGCTGATGATCCACAACCCCTACACCTTTACCGGCGGTGATGCCGAGGACTTCCGGCGTGTTGCTGATGTATTGGATCAGACCCTGGAAGCGATCATTGCGGCCTACAAGTCCAAAGCGCCGGACATTGATGAGGTCGAGCTGCGGCGCATGGTGAACGCCGAGACCTGGCTGACCGCCAATGAGGCGGTGGCGCTGGGCCTTGCGGATGAAGTGGGCGACGGCCTCAAGGTTAAAGCCTGTCTCGGCCAGGGCAGTGTGTTGCAGCGCTTCCAGCATGCCCCGGCTGAATTGCTCGCTCAGCTTGACGATGAACCGGATGTCGAGCCGACAGAGCCGAATATTCCGTCGGGTCCAGCTCCTGTGTTGGACGCCGCCGGACTGGCGCTGATGGTCACCAAGGGTTGTGCAGCGGCAGGCATCAGCAATTTGGTAGAGCCGTTGCTTGCCACCACCAAACTGGAAAGCGAAGCGGTAGTCACAGCGGCGCTGACCAGGGCAAAAGCGCTGCACGGTCTCTGTGTTGCGGCACGATTGCCAGAACTGACTGGCGAGTTCATCACTGCCGGCCTAGATGAGAGCGCTGTCAGGGCGCGCCTGTTCGACAAGCTGGTGAGCAGCGGCGGTGGCTTTGAAATCAACAACAGTCTGCCTCTGGACGACGACCCTGAACTCAAGGTCAAGGCAAAGCAGGTTGACACCCATGCAATCTGGTCCAGCCGTCAGGCGGTTCAGAACGGAACGAAAGGAGTAAGAGCATGAAAATTGAATCGATGCACGCGGGCGAGTTCCTGCTGTCCGAAGGCGCCGGAAACATTTCCCGCGAAGCGATCAACGTAGCGGCCGGCCCAGCTCTGGAACCGGGCCAGATCCTCGGCCTGGTCACTGCCACCGGTGAGTTCGCGCCGTATCACGCGACGGCCGAGGACGGCACCGAAAACGCCGTGGCGATCCTCTACGGGCCGCTGAGTGAGTCCGACGTGGTGCGGCGCGGCCGCGCCATCGTGCGGCTGGCTGAGGTCAGCGAAGCGCATTTGACCGGCCTTGACCCTGCCGCCGAAAAAGCC
The sequence above is drawn from the Pseudomonas quebecensis genome and encodes:
- a CDS encoding VapE domain-containing protein; amino-acid sequence: MLDDVLNQFADYGLEPAQPLVFGKLTRCKTTQDKGKEKNGWYVIHEHRTEKNETLIFGSFGDWRSGETQKIKVKAGRMSPEEREVMRARQEDAKRKAAEIAANASRRAANRAAGLFKRMPEKGKSAYLDRKQIVGFKVRYAPRTGAFLVPMCNVRDQIVGLQVIFPAKQEHTGRDKAYWPYGMSKEGAFHLIGPHPEPGEPVLVCEGYATGASLHMATSLTVAIAFDAGNLLSVSKAMRERFPGCPLIICRDDDWKTKRPNGDPWNPGEEKAANAALIVGGQVVAPVFSVEREIKWTDFNDLHVAEGLEAVRRQVLAVVKPPAAGGWKDQLARTENGSLIAHMQNVELILGNDERWAGVIGFSAFSSKIVKLRAAPYGGGVGDWADIDDMLVMKWLAQQYNLRVKASSVIEAVSVVAHDHAFHPVRNYLHGLEWDRVPRLATWLTDIMGVEATDYSSKVGKRWMVSAVGRVMQPGCKADSVMILEGAQGAGKSTAMSVLGGAWFMDTPFALGDKDGFQAIRGKWIIELGELDSFNKAESTKAKQFFSASTDTYRESYGRRTMDVPRQCVFVGTTNQDEYLKDATGNRRYWPVACTKVDLEQLREVRDQLWAEAMFCYQSGDIWWVNRDEAPLFAEAQESRFVVDEWEGPVVKWLEESQIGATASGEDILAGALKLDYGHWGKPEQMRVGAIMHRLGWRKVRLPPLPKSGIRPYAYKKPDHWGNTSALQVDSARDEEPCFD
- a CDS encoding pyocin activator PrtN family protein, with the protein product MTAHADQQPLRLLPAPDPVTVELLYRTFGDVLIPVEKLRERYFRNLNEGSFADAITTGRIQLPVTTLVNSRKAPKYAHIKHVASLIDIRAYKADEDMPRPEAVEDEA
- a CDS encoding phage antirepressor KilAC domain-containing protein, producing MERSLDKAAKYFGLTRPKLISLMRDKGLLTDRNLPAFPVRDREYLRIKNGNWYHETAGMQYSQSTKVRQAGIPWLAEQLGLELPAIPADNRDVA
- a CDS encoding TraR/DksA C4-type zinc finger protein, which encodes MADIADFANDLVQERIDQAVAARLALMSSTALHSLMFCDECDEPIPEARRLAQPGCTLCIGCKTSDDLRASRYAR
- a CDS encoding phage regulatory CII family protein: MSRVALSCVDRAQREVLTLELALYHAARDYPGGAAAIAATTGRNATTLQHKLSPTHPSHTVNIQEFGEILELTKDRRILDAVHGLVGDTIWQELAEAYTNDMPETLTTGIAQFFRQVADLSETWAKHIGDGKVDDGELAEIRQLVFRGIQGLLGMYNRARYVNQTTRGVERG
- a CDS encoding helix-turn-helix transcriptional regulator, which translates into the protein MNRISALRNRSGIKQTALAGALGWSQSRLSNYESGTRIPGLYECRAITVALNKLGTTCTLDDVFPPEHDVPEAA
- a CDS encoding phage holin family protein; the protein is MTNEQQALIEMPVWMVILLSLVGGISGEAWRADKAGVSGWSLVRRLLLRSGACVVCGLSTMMLLHASGMSVLAAGSIGCLTAMAGADVAIGLYERWAAKRLGVCDVPPSDGGQA
- a CDS encoding XRE family transcriptional regulator → METLGQRLARYRNEANLTQKGLAAACNWQNGQGRIANYEKDKREPSLADLRMLSLALKKPLMDLVEGDDDQTRSTAPKIDDYALIPQYTAHGSAGNGHLNDHVEIKGGLVFRRDWLARMALRERSLHVIYAKGQSMEPTICDGDVVLLDEAQKEPRDRRIYAMLKPDGELIIKRLAQSMTGGWIIRSDNEDKRQYPDEAASDNEIGHLKIVGRIVWHGGAL